From the genome of Ziziphus jujuba cultivar Dongzao chromosome 6, ASM3175591v1, one region includes:
- the LOC107422626 gene encoding disease resistance protein RPV1-like codes for MSNLRLRRMHGDDRFDNRGKLYQRSCCWDFKKKECPENLVELVMRKSQLVKLYWNEDQPIEKLKKIDLIHSQDLIQIPNLCGAENLQSINLRGCKSLSWIQVPSYFKDLNKLQHLDLGNCKNLRDGIENIPLTIKELRLYGTAIEVLPSSFGCLLDLEGLDLSHCKNLKDGIENLPSNIRELGLYGTAIEVLPSSFRCLLDLKVLDLSACKNLKDGIENLPLNIKELRVSGIAIEVLPSTFGHLLDLKVLDLTQCKNLKDGIENLPLNIRELRLSGTAIEVLPSTFGRLLDLANLHLSQCKNLKNEIVNLPLNISELRLCGTAVEVLPSSFGRLLDLTNLDLRDCRNLEDVQNISMCIIQLHLSGTAIKTLPASIWMMSRLKRLFLWDCLNLEKIPEIQYDCLSPLETLKINGCLRLKSIPELPSCLKTLDARNCTSLETISSWRDPIEPDLGEERCIYNYDPQYQLIGSISVSYYFENCLKLDQHTLKNIIAESLHRRIFYVQDITYLEALYPGNEIPEWFSHQTDDGNSSIHIQLPPNWFHIRDPRFRFVCCVFFLLNGSGPYINISFQFNFKTKMNSGHTLSVYNSLKMPLVDTIYPDHVFMKYQTIDLEGAFGTKWSSVCSNVTEASCRVFIQGKGVINREIKKCGLELFNKWDASKN; via the exons ATGAGTAATCTACGATTGCGTAGAATGCATGGTGATGATAGATTTGACAACAGAGGAAAACTCTACCAGAGAAGCTGCTGTTGGGATTTCAAGAAAAAGGAATG CCCAGAAAATCTTGTTGAACTTGTTATGCGTAAGAGCCAACTCGTGAAGCTATATTGGAATGAAGACCAG CCTATTGAGAAGTTAAAGAAAATCGATCTTATTCATTCTCAGGACCTTATTCAAATACCAAATTTGTGTGGGGCTGAAAATCTTCAAAGTATTAATCTTAGAGGTTGTAAAAGTTTAAGTTGGATTCAAGTTCCTTCATATTTTAAGGATCTGAACAAGCTTCAACATCTGGATTTGGGCAACTGTAAGAATCTGAGAGATGGCATAGAAAATATTCCATTGACAATAAAGGAGTTGAGATTGTATGGGACAGCAATAGAAGTATTGCCCTCATCATTTGGATGTCTTTtggatcttgaaggtttagatTTGAGTCATTGTAAGAATCTGAAAGATGGCATAGAAAATCTTCCATCAAATATAAGGGAGTTAGGGTTGTATGGGACAGCGATAGAAGTATTGCCCTCTTCATTTAGGTGTCTTTTGGATCTTAAAGTTTTGGATTTGAGTGCCTGTAAGAATCTGAAAGATGGCATAGAAAATCTTCCATTGAATATAAAGGAGTTAAGAGTATCTGGGATAGCAATAGAAGTATTGCCGTCAACATTTGGGCATCTTTTGGATCTTAAAGTTTTGGATTTGACTCAGTGCAAGAATCTGAAAGATGGCATAGAAAATCTTCCACTTAATATAAGGGAGTTAAGATTGTCTGGGACAGCAATAGAAGTATTGCCCTCAACATTTGGGCGTCTTTTGGATCTTGCAAATTTACATTTGAGTCAGTGTAAGAATCTGAAAAATGAAATCGTAAATCTTCCATTGAATATAAGCGAGTTAAGGTTGTGTGGCACAGCAGTAGAAGTACTGCCCTCATCATTTGGGCGTCTTTTGGATCTTACAAATTTAGATTTGAGAGACTGCAGAAATCTGGAAGATGTACAAAATATTTCAATGTGTATAATTCAATTACATTTGAGTGGGACAGCAATTAAAACTCTACCGGCAAGCATTTGGATGATGAGTCGTCTGAAAAGGCTGTTTCTTTGGGATTGCTTAAACCTGGAAAAGATTCCTGAAATCCAATATGATTGTTTAAGTCCTCTTGAAACTTTGAAGATAAATGGTTGTTTGAGATTGAAATCAATACCAGAGCTTCCATCATGTTTAAAGACATTGGATGCAAGAAACTGCACATCGCTGGAGACAATATCAAGTTGGAGGGATCCAATCGAACCAGATTTGGGTGAAGAACGTTGTATTTATAATTATGACCCCCAATATCAATTAATTGGAAGCATATCCGTgtcttattattttgaaaattgtctAAAATTGGATCAGCACACACTGAAAAACATCATTGCTGAGAGTTTGCACCGAAGAATCTTTTATGTTCAG GATATTACATATCTTGAAGCGCTGTATCCAGGAAATGAAATTCCAGAGTGGTTCAGCCATCAAACTGATGATGGGAACTCTTCAATCCATATCCAGCTTCCTCCAAATTGGTTTCATATTCGTGATCCACGCTTCAGATTTGTTTGTTGCGTTTTTTTTCTGTTGAATGGATCTGGGCCTTATATTAACATCTCAtttcaattcaatttcaaaaccaaGATGAACAGTGGACACACTCTTTCTGTTTATAATAGTTTAAAGATGCCATTAGTGGATACCATTTATCCAGATCACGTCTTCATGAAGTACCAGACCATCGATTTGGAAGGTGCATTTGGGACAAAGTGGTCCTCTGTTTGTAGCAATGTCACCGAGGCTTCTTGCCGTGTGTTCATACAGGGAAAAGGGGTTATCAATCGGGAGATCAAAAAGTGTGGGTTGGAGTTGTTCAATAAATGGGATGcaagcaaaaattaa